A genomic segment from Agromyces sp. CF514 encodes:
- a CDS encoding DUF4190 domain-containing protein gives MSDLPAAPVPPAQPAAPVAPSEKWNVLSIVGFVLSIIGFNVVAIVLGFIGLNQVKKTGERGRGLALAAVIIGFASIVIGIILTIVFVSVLATTSAVTSTY, from the coding sequence ATGTCTGACCTGCCCGCCGCCCCCGTTCCCCCCGCCCAGCCCGCCGCCCCGGTCGCGCCGTCCGAGAAGTGGAACGTCCTGTCGATCGTCGGCTTCGTGCTGTCGATCATCGGGTTCAACGTCGTCGCGATCGTGCTCGGCTTCATCGGCCTCAACCAGGTCAAGAAGACGGGCGAGCGCGGCCGCGGCCTCGCCCTCGCCGCCGTCATCATCGGCTTCGCGTCGATCGTGATCGGCATCATCCTGACGATCGTCTTCGTCTCGGTGCTCGCCACGACGAGCGCGGTCACCTCGACCTACTGA
- the acs gene encoding acetate--CoA ligase: MSIDPLLHEHRRFPASDAFAARANVTAADADALRAAADADPVAFWEQQAARLDWAEPWHTAHTWHPARTNGETGELSVPRAEWFAGGRLNASVNAVDRHVAAGRGDKVAFHFEGERGDRRSLTYAELQREVAKAAHALTELGVVAGDRVVVYLPVLLETVIATLAVTRIGAVHSLVFGGFSSEALRFRVEDTGAKLVITTDGQFRRGAAVPVKAAVDAAVAGVASVEHVLVIRRTGDETPDLPFTPGRDVWWHEVVGRQPDVHEAESFDAEHPLFIIYTSGTTGKPKGLVHTTGGYLTHVAYSYWAVFDAKPDDVYWCTADLAWVTAHSYVHYGPLLTGTTSVIYEGTPNTPHPGRHFEIIERYGVTTYYTAPTLIRSLMTWFPEGVPGADAGGHDLSSIRLLGSVGEAINPEAWMWFREQIGAGAAPIVDTWWQSETGAAVMAPLPGVSTLKPGSSLRALPGLTTRVVDEQGSDVAPGHGGYLVIDGTWPGMARTVWGNPERYRDAYWARFADCGYFFSGDGAKVDADGDIWLLGRVDDVINVSGHRLSTIEIESALVAHSSVGEAGVVGVGDATTGEAIVAFVVASDALTGIAARSDAAAERAAALRAHVATAIGPIAKPREVVFVADLPKTRSGKIMRRLLVDLAEGRPLGDVTSLQDDRVPDAIAELLAG, from the coding sequence ATGAGCATCGACCCCCTGCTCCACGAGCACCGCCGCTTCCCCGCATCCGACGCCTTCGCCGCGCGGGCCAACGTCACGGCGGCCGATGCCGACGCGCTGCGCGCCGCGGCCGACGCCGATCCGGTCGCGTTCTGGGAGCAGCAGGCGGCCCGGCTCGACTGGGCGGAGCCGTGGCACACGGCCCACACGTGGCATCCGGCGAGGACCAATGGTGAGACCGGCGAACTCAGCGTGCCGCGTGCCGAGTGGTTCGCGGGCGGACGCCTGAACGCGAGCGTCAACGCGGTCGACCGGCACGTGGCCGCGGGGCGCGGCGACAAGGTCGCGTTCCACTTCGAGGGCGAGCGCGGCGACCGACGCTCGCTCACCTATGCCGAGCTGCAGCGCGAGGTCGCGAAGGCCGCGCACGCGCTCACCGAGCTCGGGGTCGTCGCGGGCGACCGCGTCGTCGTCTACCTGCCCGTGCTGCTCGAGACGGTCATCGCGACGCTCGCCGTCACGCGCATCGGCGCGGTGCACTCGCTCGTGTTCGGAGGCTTCTCGTCGGAGGCGCTGCGGTTCCGCGTCGAAGACACGGGGGCCAAGCTCGTCATCACGACCGACGGCCAGTTCCGCAGGGGCGCGGCCGTGCCGGTCAAGGCGGCCGTCGACGCGGCCGTCGCAGGCGTGGCATCCGTCGAGCACGTGCTCGTGATCCGGCGCACGGGCGACGAGACGCCCGACCTGCCGTTCACGCCAGGGCGCGACGTCTGGTGGCACGAGGTCGTCGGCCGACAGCCCGACGTGCACGAGGCCGAGAGCTTCGATGCGGAGCATCCGCTGTTCATCATCTACACGAGCGGCACGACCGGAAAGCCGAAGGGCCTGGTGCACACGACCGGCGGCTACCTCACGCACGTGGCGTACAGCTACTGGGCGGTCTTCGACGCGAAGCCCGACGACGTCTACTGGTGCACGGCCGACCTCGCGTGGGTCACCGCGCACAGCTACGTGCACTACGGGCCGCTGCTCACGGGCACGACGAGCGTCATCTACGAGGGCACGCCGAACACCCCGCACCCGGGCCGGCACTTCGAGATCATCGAGCGCTACGGCGTCACGACCTACTACACCGCGCCCACGCTCATCCGCTCGCTCATGACCTGGTTCCCCGAGGGAGTTCCCGGAGCGGATGCCGGCGGCCACGACCTGTCGTCGATCCGACTGCTCGGCTCGGTGGGCGAGGCGATCAACCCCGAGGCGTGGATGTGGTTCCGCGAGCAGATCGGTGCGGGCGCGGCGCCCATCGTCGACACCTGGTGGCAGTCCGAGACGGGCGCTGCCGTCATGGCGCCGCTGCCCGGCGTCTCGACGCTGAAGCCCGGCTCGTCGCTGCGCGCGCTGCCCGGGCTCACGACGCGGGTCGTCGACGAGCAGGGGTCGGATGTCGCACCCGGCCATGGGGGTTACCTCGTCATCGACGGCACCTGGCCCGGCATGGCGCGCACCGTGTGGGGCAACCCCGAGCGGTACCGCGACGCCTACTGGGCCCGCTTCGCCGACTGCGGATACTTCTTCTCGGGCGACGGCGCGAAGGTCGACGCCGACGGCGACATCTGGCTGCTCGGCCGGGTCGACGACGTCATCAACGTGTCGGGCCACCGGCTCTCGACCATCGAGATCGAGTCGGCGCTCGTCGCCCATTCCTCGGTCGGCGAGGCCGGAGTCGTCGGGGTCGGCGACGCGACGACGGGCGAGGCGATCGTGGCGTTCGTGGTGGCATCCGACGCCCTGACGGGCATCGCAGCGAGATCGGATGCCGCGGCCGAGCGCGCCGCGGCGCTGCGTGCCCACGTGGCCACCGCCATCGGCCCGATCGCGAAGCCCCGCGAGGTCGTGTTCGTCGCCGACCTGCCGAAGACCCGCTCGGGCAAGATCATGCGCCGCCTGCTCGTGGATCTCGCCGAGGGCCGCCCGCTCGGCGATGTGACCTCGCTCCAGGACGACCGCGTGCCCGACGCGATCGCCGAGCTGCTCGCGGGCTGA
- a CDS encoding MBL fold metallo-hydrolase: protein MTAITLLGHSAISLDNGGSRLVIDPGAFSDLAGLADAAAVLVTHGHPDHVAAAALVGVTADVWAPAAVVTQLEEAGVPADRLHAVAPGDTFDAAGFDIAVVGTGLHAEIYPSLPPVANNAYLIDGRLLVPGDSFTAAPDPEAVEVLFAPVMAPWLKLAETIDYAKRHPNATVVPVHDGLLADSGRTFTDNIAGALIGSAYRRIPAGEATEI from the coding sequence ATGACCGCGATCACCCTGCTCGGCCATTCCGCGATCAGCCTCGACAACGGCGGCAGCCGTCTCGTCATCGACCCCGGCGCCTTCAGCGACCTCGCCGGGCTGGCGGATGCCGCTGCGGTGCTCGTGACCCATGGGCACCCCGATCACGTGGCGGCTGCCGCGCTCGTGGGCGTCACGGCCGACGTCTGGGCGCCCGCGGCTGTCGTCACGCAACTCGAGGAGGCTGGAGTGCCGGCGGATCGGCTGCACGCCGTCGCACCGGGAGATACGTTCGATGCAGCCGGCTTCGACATCGCCGTCGTCGGAACCGGGCTGCACGCGGAGATCTACCCGAGCCTGCCTCCGGTGGCGAACAACGCCTACCTGATCGACGGCCGGCTGCTCGTCCCCGGGGATTCGTTCACGGCCGCTCCGGACCCGGAGGCGGTCGAGGTGCTCTTCGCTCCCGTCATGGCCCCCTGGCTCAAGCTGGCCGAGACGATCGACTACGCGAAGCGGCACCCGAACGCGACGGTCGTGCCCGTCCACGACGGCCTCCTTGCCGACTCCGGACGGACGTTCACCGACAACATCGCCGGCGCGCTGATCGGGAGCGCCTACCGCCGGATCCCGGCCGGCGAGGCGACCGAGATCTGA
- a CDS encoding ABC transporter permease: MTDASNGVTSTGAAIYDGEEIRVAANGPITAVAAGRGAGREASVTPDPPRGTGARRRLVDRRWFAVVGGAIIPLALLLTWQFVSTSGLVPVSMLPSPEMVWLAAVDLAQRGLLGLYIAISTQRVFIGFAIGAVFGLVVGAIVGLSKLGDILLSPTLGAIRAVPSLAWIPLLILWFGIAEDSKIILIAIGAFFPVYTIVAAALRHVDRHLLEAGRAFGLRGIRLFTAVQLPAVVPSVVSALRLALAQAWLFLVAAELIASSMGLGFLLLDSGQNGRIDRIFLAIILLAVLGKLTDALVGLFERWAVRKWA, translated from the coding sequence ATGACGGATGCCTCGAACGGCGTGACCTCCACCGGGGCCGCGATCTACGACGGCGAGGAGATCAGGGTCGCCGCGAACGGCCCGATCACCGCGGTCGCCGCGGGTCGCGGCGCCGGACGCGAGGCATCCGTCACTCCTGATCCACCCCGCGGAACCGGCGCGCGACGCCGGCTGGTCGACCGCCGCTGGTTCGCCGTCGTCGGCGGCGCCATCATCCCGCTCGCACTGCTGCTCACGTGGCAGTTCGTCTCGACGAGCGGGCTGGTGCCGGTCTCGATGCTGCCGAGCCCCGAGATGGTCTGGCTCGCGGCCGTCGACCTCGCCCAGCGCGGGCTGCTCGGCCTCTACATCGCGATCTCGACGCAGCGCGTGTTCATCGGGTTCGCGATCGGCGCCGTGTTCGGCCTCGTGGTCGGCGCGATCGTCGGACTCTCGAAGCTGGGCGACATCCTGCTCTCGCCGACGCTCGGCGCGATCCGCGCGGTGCCGTCGCTCGCGTGGATCCCGCTGCTGATCCTCTGGTTCGGCATCGCCGAGGACTCGAAGATCATCCTCATCGCGATCGGAGCCTTCTTCCCGGTCTACACGATCGTCGCCGCGGCCCTCCGCCACGTCGACCGGCACCTGCTCGAGGCCGGGCGCGCGTTCGGCCTCCGCGGCATCCGCCTCTTCACCGCGGTGCAGCTGCCCGCGGTCGTGCCCTCGGTCGTCTCCGCGCTGCGCCTCGCGCTCGCACAGGCCTGGCTCTTCCTCGTGGCAGCCGAGCTCATCGCGAGCTCGATGGGCCTCGGGTTCCTGCTGCTCGACTCGGGCCAGAACGGTCGCATCGACCGCATCTTCCTCGCGATCATCCTGCTCGCGGTGCTCGGCAAGCTCACCGACGCCCTCGTCGGCCTCTTCGAGCGTTGGGCAGTGCGCAAGTGGGCGTGA
- a CDS encoding aliphatic sulfonate ABC transporter substrate-binding protein: protein MSRTAPFLRSALVAGAAASALLLSGCVAGEGQAAEPEPAASGEAVSLEGQTLNIDFATYNPLSLVIKDQGWLEDAGLTVNWVQSAGSNKANEALRAGAIDVGSTAGSAALLARSNGSPIQVIDIFSQPEWAALVTTDGTGVESVEDLKGKQVAATKGTDPYFFLLQSLEAEGLSADDITVQNLQHADGWAALQNGSVDAWAGLDPIMAGAEEAGASLFYRNVDFNSYGFLNATEDFIENKPEVAQAVVDAYEHARAWAEENPEETASILAEVAGLDEAVATKVITERTNLDVDNVPGDAQVAVLEKIGPIFVELGDVPSQEQVDDALDTLINDEFATAADPSRFE, encoded by the coding sequence ATGTCCCGCACCGCACCGTTCCTGCGATCCGCGCTCGTCGCGGGCGCCGCCGCCTCCGCCCTGCTGCTCTCGGGCTGCGTCGCCGGCGAGGGCCAGGCCGCAGAGCCCGAGCCCGCGGCATCCGGCGAGGCCGTCTCGCTCGAGGGCCAGACGCTCAACATCGACTTCGCGACCTACAACCCGCTGAGCCTCGTCATCAAGGACCAGGGCTGGCTCGAAGACGCCGGCCTCACCGTGAACTGGGTGCAGTCGGCCGGCTCGAACAAGGCCAACGAGGCGCTGCGCGCCGGGGCCATCGACGTCGGCTCGACCGCCGGCTCGGCCGCGCTGCTCGCACGCTCGAACGGCTCGCCGATCCAGGTCATCGACATCTTCTCGCAGCCCGAGTGGGCCGCCCTCGTCACGACCGACGGCACGGGCGTCGAGTCCGTCGAGGACCTCAAGGGCAAGCAGGTCGCCGCGACCAAGGGCACCGACCCCTACTTCTTCCTGCTGCAGTCGCTCGAGGCCGAGGGCCTCTCGGCCGACGACATCACGGTGCAGAACCTGCAGCACGCCGATGGCTGGGCCGCACTCCAGAACGGTTCCGTCGACGCCTGGGCGGGTCTCGACCCGATCATGGCCGGCGCCGAAGAGGCGGGCGCCTCGCTCTTCTACCGCAACGTCGACTTCAACTCGTACGGGTTCCTGAACGCGACCGAGGACTTCATCGAGAACAAGCCCGAGGTCGCGCAGGCCGTCGTCGACGCCTACGAGCACGCGCGCGCCTGGGCCGAGGAGAACCCCGAGGAGACCGCTTCGATCCTCGCCGAGGTCGCCGGACTCGACGAGGCCGTCGCCACGAAGGTCATCACCGAGCGCACGAACCTCGACGTCGACAACGTTCCCGGTGACGCGCAGGTCGCGGTGCTCGAGAAGATCGGCCCGATCTTCGTCGAGCTCGGCGACGTCCCCTCGCAGGAGCAGGTCGACGACGCGCTCGACACCCTCATCAACGACGAGTTCGCGACCGCCGCAGACCCGTCGCGCTTCGAGTGA
- a CDS encoding ABC transporter ATP-binding protein, with protein MAAASATARAASSNTRANAHSAAAAPVSFRGLGRAFATQGGERQVLRDIDLEIAAGEIVAILGPSGCGKSTLLRIAGGLDRPTQGETLIGGEPVKPFDARSAVGFQEPRLLPWRTIANNVALGLPRGTPRAEGRDQVARLLDLVGLADFADHRPREVSGGMAQRTSLARALARNPAVLLLDEPFGALDALTRLKMQDLLLDVHAAEPATVLLVTHDVDEALQLADRVILLGHEAGPDATPGAVVTQTVVVPGHRPRDRGSAELAELRGRLLDGLGIDRHGVARGIETGTTIPHYPY; from the coding sequence ATGGCCGCGGCATCCGCCACCGCTCGCGCAGCGTCGTCGAACACGCGAGCGAATGCGCACTCCGCCGCCGCCGCGCCGGTCTCGTTCCGCGGTCTGGGTCGCGCGTTCGCCACCCAGGGCGGCGAGCGTCAGGTGCTGCGCGACATCGACCTCGAGATCGCCGCCGGCGAGATCGTCGCCATCCTCGGGCCGAGCGGATGCGGCAAGTCGACGCTGCTGCGCATCGCCGGCGGCCTCGACCGGCCGACGCAGGGCGAGACGCTCATCGGCGGCGAGCCCGTGAAGCCGTTCGACGCCCGCTCGGCCGTCGGGTTCCAGGAGCCGCGCCTGCTGCCGTGGCGCACGATCGCGAACAACGTCGCACTCGGGCTGCCCCGCGGCACCCCCCGCGCCGAGGGTCGCGACCAGGTCGCGCGCCTGCTCGACCTCGTCGGCCTCGCCGACTTCGCCGACCACCGGCCGCGCGAGGTCTCGGGCGGCATGGCGCAGCGCACCTCGCTCGCCCGCGCCCTCGCGCGCAACCCCGCCGTGCTGCTGCTCGACGAGCCGTTCGGCGCGCTCGACGCCCTGACGCGCCTGAAGATGCAGGACCTGCTGCTCGACGTGCACGCCGCCGAGCCCGCGACCGTGCTCCTCGTGACGCACGACGTCGACGAGGCGCTGCAGCTGGCCGACCGGGTGATCCTGCTCGGGCACGAAGCGGGTCCGGATGCCACGCCCGGCGCCGTCGTCACGCAGACGGTGGTCGTTCCCGGGCACCGACCCCGCGACCGCGGCTCGGCAGAGCTCGCCGAGCTCCGCGGGCGCCTGCTCGACGGACTCGGCATCGACCGGCACGGCGTCGCCCGCGGCATCGAGACCGGCACCACGATCCCGCACTACCCGTACTGA
- a CDS encoding RNA polymerase sigma factor, with protein sequence MGEQSSDRVGAGPSAVPSAGPTRAAIEAVWRLESTRLIAALVRIVRDVGLAEDVAQDAIVAALAQWPATGIPSNPGAWLMTTAKRRAVDEFRRKAKHDDAFAALARELDEAVDADPGAGIDHVEDDVLRLMFICAHPALTAEAQTTLTLKLVAGLSTREIARAFLAPEATVAQRVSRAKRTLAEAGAAIEEPSGDERAARLQTVLGVVYLLFNEGYSATEGEEWVRPTLCDEAVRLGRILTAIVPDDPEVHGLSALMELQSSRLAARVGADGEPVLLEHQDRRAWDAERIRRGRQALARADAILIAGPALSPAAEPGPFVLQAAIADEHARAASVDATDWASIAELYERLGQRTGSPVAELNRAVALGRAYGPEAGLTLLDQLTGLPALRDYHLVPSVRGDLLERLGRGLDAAVEFERAAGMTSNARERDLLRSRADAARSRSQTLPRS encoded by the coding sequence GTGGGCGAGCAGTCGAGTGACCGGGTGGGCGCCGGGCCGAGCGCCGTTCCGAGCGCCGGGCCGACGCGCGCCGCGATCGAGGCCGTGTGGCGACTGGAGTCGACGCGCCTGATCGCCGCGCTCGTGCGCATCGTGCGCGACGTCGGGCTCGCCGAGGACGTCGCGCAGGATGCGATCGTCGCAGCGCTCGCGCAATGGCCCGCGACCGGCATCCCGAGCAATCCCGGGGCCTGGCTGATGACGACCGCCAAGCGTCGAGCCGTCGACGAGTTCCGCCGGAAGGCGAAGCACGACGACGCCTTCGCAGCGCTCGCCCGCGAACTCGACGAGGCCGTCGATGCCGACCCCGGCGCCGGCATCGACCACGTCGAGGACGACGTGCTGCGCCTCATGTTCATCTGCGCCCACCCCGCCCTCACCGCCGAGGCGCAGACCACGCTGACCCTGAAGCTCGTCGCCGGGCTCTCGACGCGCGAGATCGCCCGCGCGTTCCTCGCGCCCGAGGCGACGGTCGCGCAGCGCGTCTCGCGCGCCAAGCGCACGCTCGCCGAGGCGGGCGCCGCGATCGAGGAACCGAGCGGCGACGAGCGGGCCGCACGACTGCAGACCGTGCTCGGAGTGGTCTACCTGCTCTTCAACGAGGGGTACTCGGCGACCGAGGGCGAGGAGTGGGTGCGGCCCACGCTCTGCGACGAGGCCGTGCGACTCGGCCGCATCCTCACCGCGATCGTGCCAGACGACCCCGAGGTGCACGGGCTCTCGGCCCTCATGGAGCTGCAGTCCTCGCGGCTCGCCGCACGCGTCGGCGCCGACGGCGAACCCGTGCTGCTCGAGCATCAGGACCGCAGGGCGTGGGATGCCGAGCGCATCCGCCGCGGACGGCAGGCGCTCGCCCGCGCCGACGCCATCCTCATCGCCGGGCCCGCCCTGAGCCCGGCCGCCGAGCCCGGACCGTTCGTGCTCCAGGCCGCGATCGCCGACGAGCACGCGCGCGCGGCATCCGTCGACGCCACGGACTGGGCGTCGATCGCCGAGCTCTACGAACGGCTCGGGCAGCGCACCGGATCACCCGTCGCCGAACTCAACCGTGCGGTCGCGCTCGGGCGCGCGTACGGGCCGGAGGCCGGGCTCACCCTGCTCGACCAGCTCACCGGCCTGCCCGCGTTGCGCGACTACCACCTCGTGCCGAGCGTGCGCGGAGACCTGCTCGAGCGCCTCGGCCGGGGTCTCGACGCAGCCGTCGAGTTCGAGCGCGCCGCCGGCATGACCTCGAACGCCCGTGAGCGCGACCTGCTGCGAAGCCGTGCCGATGCCGCGCGCAGCCGCTCGCAGACCCTGCCACGCTCGTGA
- a CDS encoding YciI family protein: MRYMCLMKSDEHQGETPPAIYEAMAEYDRWGRETGVLLDSQGLLPSSAGAIVSLADGAIKAVDGPFTEAKELVGGYAVIEVRSYEEAVELGRRLMQIHVDHWPGFVGSVEIRQIAEF; encoded by the coding sequence ATGCGGTACATGTGCTTGATGAAGTCCGACGAGCATCAGGGCGAGACCCCGCCCGCGATCTACGAGGCCATGGCCGAGTACGACCGCTGGGGTCGCGAGACGGGCGTGCTTCTCGACAGCCAGGGGCTGCTGCCGAGCTCGGCGGGCGCGATCGTGTCGCTCGCCGACGGCGCGATCAAGGCCGTCGACGGCCCGTTCACCGAGGCGAAGGAACTCGTCGGCGGGTACGCCGTGATCGAGGTGCGGTCGTACGAGGAGGCGGTGGAGCTCGGGCGCCGGCTCATGCAGATCCACGTCGATCACTGGCCCGGGTTCGTCGGCAGCGTCGAGATCCGGCAGATCGCGGAGTTCTAG
- a CDS encoding DUF998 domain-containing protein — protein sequence MNTSLDTANAVTSGAPASDAAVRPAHASDPATRRLVLAGVVAGPLFVTVGLVQVLTREGFDLTRHPLSLLSLGDRGYVQIANFIVAGILMLAFAVGARRSLAGGPGRTWAPVLFALYGVGLVLGGAFTADPALGFPLGTPDGYPTEWTFHGGVHAFAAPLAFLALVAVTFVVAKRLRWEGHRAAAVWSIVTGVLCLLLCIPFGPAASMRLFVGVALGFAWIAVYAAYLLRGRASS from the coding sequence ATGAACACGTCACTCGACACTGCGAACGCCGTGACCTCCGGGGCGCCGGCATCTGATGCCGCCGTCCGTCCGGCGCACGCGTCGGACCCCGCCACGAGGCGGCTCGTGCTCGCGGGCGTCGTCGCCGGCCCGCTCTTCGTCACGGTCGGACTCGTGCAGGTGCTCACGCGCGAGGGATTCGACCTGACGCGGCATCCGCTCAGCCTGCTCTCGCTCGGTGACCGCGGCTACGTGCAGATCGCGAACTTCATCGTCGCCGGCATCCTGATGCTCGCGTTCGCGGTCGGCGCTCGCCGCAGCCTCGCCGGCGGGCCCGGCCGAACCTGGGCGCCCGTGCTGTTCGCGCTGTACGGCGTGGGCCTCGTGCTGGGCGGCGCGTTCACGGCCGACCCGGCGCTCGGGTTCCCGCTCGGCACGCCCGACGGGTACCCGACCGAGTGGACGTTCCACGGCGGCGTGCACGCGTTCGCCGCGCCGCTCGCGTTCCTGGCGCTGGTCGCGGTGACGTTCGTCGTGGCGAAGCGCCTGCGCTGGGAGGGCCATCGCGCGGCGGCGGTCTGGTCGATCGTCACGGGCGTGCTGTGCCTGCTGCTGTGCATCCCGTTCGGGCCCGCGGCGAGCATGCGCCTGTTCGTGGGCGTCGCGCTCGGCTTCGCGTGGATCGCGGTGTACGCGGCATACCTGTTGCGGGGCCGTGCGTCGAGCTGA
- a CDS encoding N-acetyltransferase: MQQRRATDADVPAIAETLALAFADDPVWGPILRRPDGATDHLVPFWTPFVEGALPHDGVRVVDDGASVAVWLPPDVAEMTEAQSARVKAIVDETLAPRQVAAFDEIMLRFDANHPHDVPPHWYLSLLATHPSRRGEGLAQQMLAANVQEFAELGLAAYLESTNPANDRRYERAGFRAVGGFTSPLDEASPITTMWRPVEA; the protein is encoded by the coding sequence ATGCAGCAGAGACGCGCGACCGACGCCGACGTCCCGGCCATCGCCGAGACGCTGGCCCTCGCGTTCGCCGACGACCCGGTCTGGGGTCCGATCCTGCGCCGCCCCGACGGGGCGACCGACCACCTGGTGCCGTTCTGGACCCCGTTCGTCGAGGGCGCGCTGCCCCACGACGGCGTGCGGGTCGTCGACGACGGAGCCTCGGTCGCCGTGTGGCTTCCGCCCGACGTCGCCGAGATGACCGAGGCGCAGTCCGCACGCGTGAAGGCGATCGTCGACGAGACGCTCGCCCCGCGGCAGGTCGCCGCCTTCGATGAGATCATGCTGCGGTTCGACGCCAACCATCCGCACGACGTACCGCCGCACTGGTACCTGAGTCTCCTGGCGACCCACCCGTCGCGACGCGGCGAGGGGCTCGCCCAGCAGATGCTCGCGGCGAACGTGCAGGAGTTCGCCGAGCTCGGGCTCGCGGCCTACCTCGAGTCGACGAACCCGGCGAACGACCGGCGCTACGAGCGCGCCGGGTTCCGCGCCGTCGGCGGCTTCACGTCGCCGCTCGACGAGGCGAGCCCGATCACGACCATGTGGCGGCCCGTCGAGGCCTGA
- a CDS encoding NAD(P)H-dependent oxidoreductase, which yields MTNSTMTNTLVIIGHPNAGSFNHALAEQYAAGLRAASVDATGAPADGSQVRVIDLAEREFDLLPADRRDLRAPDGDTSHLEPRIREFIDDVAWADHLVFFFPQWWGTYPAVLKAFLDRAVLSGTAFKYGRGQISTRLLTGKTARIFMTMDSPVAWNRFVYRNAAETSLKRATLGYCGVRTIGITRFTPVRFSTPETRAAWLESARRLGATDAAKARRRQPALVAAGADPAA from the coding sequence ATGACGAACAGCACCATGACGAACACGCTCGTGATCATCGGCCACCCCAACGCCGGCAGCTTCAACCACGCCCTCGCCGAGCAGTACGCGGCAGGCCTGCGCGCGGCATCCGTCGACGCGACCGGTGCTCCGGCCGACGGCTCGCAGGTGCGGGTCATCGACCTCGCCGAGCGCGAGTTCGACCTGCTGCCCGCCGACCGCCGCGACCTGCGCGCCCCCGACGGCGACACCTCGCACCTCGAGCCGCGCATCCGCGAGTTCATCGACGACGTCGCGTGGGCCGACCACCTCGTGTTCTTCTTCCCGCAGTGGTGGGGCACGTACCCCGCGGTGCTGAAGGCGTTCCTCGACCGCGCGGTGCTCTCGGGCACGGCCTTCAAGTACGGCCGCGGGCAGATCTCGACGCGGCTGCTCACGGGCAAGACCGCGCGCATCTTCATGACCATGGACTCCCCCGTCGCCTGGAACCGCTTCGTCTACCGCAACGCCGCCGAGACCTCGCTCAAGCGCGCGACCCTCGGCTACTGCGGAGTGCGCACGATCGGCATCACGCGGTTCACTCCCGTGCGGTTCTCGACCCCCGAGACGCGCGCAGCCTGGCTCGAGTCCGCCCGACGGCTCGGGGCGACGGATGCCGCGAAGGCCCGCCGCCGCCAGCCGGCCCTCGTGGCGGCCGGCGCCGACCCGGCCGCCTGA
- a CDS encoding MarR family winged helix-turn-helix transcriptional regulator: MSPEPKALPEPGGPLGDHLTVTLHLLVDRMDRFADALLQARYGISFSQFQFIAVIANLPSPPDITFLADCLGVSKAAVSKRVPAFVEAGFVQTSADPANARRVLLSITPKAGQLLAEALPVLGASFSDEFDDLVSPDLDALHEDLKAVIRHLDSKEH; this comes from the coding sequence ATGAGCCCCGAACCGAAAGCCCTCCCAGAACCCGGCGGCCCCCTGGGCGACCACCTCACGGTCACCCTGCACCTGCTCGTCGACCGCATGGATCGCTTCGCGGACGCGCTGCTGCAGGCGCGCTACGGCATCAGCTTCAGCCAGTTCCAGTTCATCGCGGTGATCGCGAACCTGCCGTCACCGCCCGACATCACCTTCCTCGCCGACTGCCTCGGCGTCAGCAAGGCCGCAGTCAGCAAGCGCGTGCCCGCCTTCGTCGAGGCGGGGTTCGTGCAGACCAGCGCCGACCCGGCGAACGCCAGGCGCGTGCTGCTGTCCATCACCCCGAAGGCCGGGCAACTGCTCGCCGAGGCACTGCCGGTGCTCGGGGCCTCCTTCAGCGACGAGTTCGACGACCTCGTCTCCCCAGACCTCGACGCGCTGCACGAAGACCTCAAGGCGGTCATCCGCCACCTCGACTCCAAGGAGCACTGA